The window TTGTGACTGAGAGGATCTCCAGTGGTCCTGACCGGAACTGTCTAGTTCAATCAAGAGAGGAACCGAGACCACATGCAGGACATGGTGAGCTAGcctgagaggaacagagagtcCTGTCCTCCCGCGAGAACAGGAAACACCACAACCCCCTCTCAGCTTGAAAGTTCAGACAATTACAATGAAAATAACATGTGTTTCTCTTGCTCATGTTTTTTCTACAAAGAAACATGCAGGTGGAGAACACAACCTTGCTTAGGCTTTAGGCCCCTCCTCTGAAGTCATGTTGAACACATCCTGCCTATGCCAAATACTTTTTCAGCAAGTACAACCTGCTGTTTCAAACCAGCCATGCACACTGGACTTGCGGTTGAAAGTCAGACGTAGTTTAGTGTCGTTAAGCAACAAATCCTTTTAAATCAGATCCTTCTCTGCAAGCAGTTATGTGATCAATTATTAAAGCTGAGGATTTTCTTCCAGTTTGCTTCACCAGGAAGTAGACAAGACCGCTGAGCTGATTGGACAGACAACAGGAATCATTTAAATTTCTATTCTCCTCGCTCCAACAGTCCCTTTATGAAATGACTCAAGCTGAGATTTACTGCACTGAAAGACTGGCAGTTAGGGTGGATGCGAAAGGTATATTTCCATGACTACTGTACAACTTGTATAACAATACAATAAAGTCACCTGCATGGTGCTCTCTATACATCTACACACTTTTAGTGTTACTCCACCCAAACCTGTCAATGAATCAGACAATAGTTTTCACAGGGAAATGCTCAGGCTTTATTGAAAGTTTAAAGTAgttcagccagccagcaggtACAACACACTGGTGCTATACCACGGGCATCTGCGTATGTACGCCCATTCCACAGTACCTGTGTCGCTAAATGGAATAATATTATCAATCGATTTTATTGGCATCATCATCCGATCTAGCGTTTGTCTTTTTAAAAAGCCCAAAATCACTCAACAGGGTTTACAGTAGGAcaatcaacaatataaacatatttaTACAAACGGTAACAAAATAGTTCCTTATTTCTGCCAGCattattcactcacacacacacacactcacacactcaaacattctGCAGGGAAGATTTGGGGCAGGTGGCAGCAGCATTTTTGACTAAGGCAGCATTCaaagtatatacacacacagtacatatatacagtacatagtaTTATACACACTGTATACAACACATATGGAGAATAAACAGTACATACATTATTTCTGAGTTCATGACGTCACCCGGCTTCTATGTGAGGGAATCTTTCATTCACAGGTATTGGGTCTACCATAGCCCAGCAGCACAAACACATAAGCCATTATGTCCTACACCCCTGGAAGTCCATTTATTGAACAATAAACCTCTGTTCCACTCGCTTCAAGTCTGACAACCaagcccacacagacacagcatgaGACCTGAGACAGCGATAGCTCACTGAGCTAAAGAACGAGCATCATTGCCTCTTTGGGCTGATGTCTGGCATCTAAAATGCCATAAACTAGCTTTGTCGTTGCATAACAAGTTATGGGGTGTGGCTACTTGTTGTAGCTAGCTTACATACAGTATGGCAGCCCTCCTTATTGGCTGTCTGCTCGGACCGTGTGACCAGAGCTTTAGTCGGTACTTCCGTAGTGGTTTCCATTGGGCGGATTGTCTTGTAAACTAGTGTGTGActgctcctctacctcctccaccaccaccactttgACGGACTGCTTGAAGaagtcagacacacagacgacctgtgagggagggagacaaggaggggtggagagattaAGTGCGAGGGCTCACTGGTTAGATCTTTTTTTACTGCCGACCAAGAGGTCAcatgttcaaatcccccctgtgcTGTGCGTCGTTTGGATCAGAAAAGTCTACTAAACGAACACAcaattattattagtattatcatcatcatcatatccccacacacacatctggtgtGTCTCACCGTCAACACAGCCACCAGGGCTCCCATCAGTAGGCCAGTGAGCACGTCGCTCCAGTGGTGTTTGTAGTCCGACACCCGGGACAGCCCCACGTACATGGCCACGGCCAGCAGGAAGAACTGGCCCGTGGGCCGCAGCAGCCTCGCCCAGCGCACCTGCAGCCTGGCCTGGAGGTACAgctaccagcacacacacacacacacacacctgttagaCTGCACACTACATCtgaacaccagcacacacacgtctgttAGACTGCACACTACATCTGAACACCAGCACACACGTCTGTTAGGAGTCCACACACACGACTGTATCACCCTCCGTACCATTACAGGGGCACACGATTGAGTTAGACTCCCTGGGACTATAGACTCTAAGCCACGACCCTCATAATATGTCAGAGCTGTCGTACTCACCACCAGAACCAGCATACAGTACATGGAGAAAGACGAATGACCAGAGAAGAAGGACactctgaagagagagggagagacaggatttTAAACACGCAGTCCGGTGGCAATAAGGAAACGGTATATGCCCTACTCAGCCTGTAACTAGGTAAGAGTTGATGCCTTAATAAACCTGTCACTAAGTAATAGGGTGTTTCCTCATCAGCCTGTAAGTCAATATGTTCATTCCTGAATATCCCACAACTCCAAAAATAGTGTATTCCTGGTTATCCAACAAATGTGAGTTGGACCCTGACAATCCAAGCAAAGTACAGTACTCTCTAGTAGTCTATCCCTGGAGTGTGTAACCAAGGAGGGGTTATATCCCCAAGTAGGCCTCACGTTATACCTGAATAGCTGTACAGCTATGGTTTATGACGATGCCCCTACCTGGCCTCGTCCACCATGGTGGGGTCTCCAGTGCAGGTGAAGTTCTCCACATATCCCCCCGCCTTGCAGTCGATGCTGCTCCACTGGAGGTTGCACACAGCCAGGAAGTGAGGCCGCAACCGACCAATGGAGTACTTGGCGATGTCCGTCAGCGATTGGTTGGCGGCAGCCCCAAACAGGAAGCTGCCCACGGCCTTGTAGATTCTGGACATGTAGGAGACCCCCGGGGGTTTGGATTTGGTCTTCAGGCTGGTCAGGTACACGGCGAGGCATTCTCCACAGATCATctttagaaaagaaaaaagaacaagaaaTGTCCGAGTCACGCACAGGGAAGCTCCCCAGTGTTACGGAGGTGCGTCGCTTAGCAACACCCATTAAAGAAACCAACTAGGGGGGAAATCGTTAGTGCTTCCAACTATTGTGCAAGAAAGAGAATCCCTGCGAATTCAAGACAATTGTCTTTGTGGTGAGGTGTCTGACATTTCTGACCGGTGTTGAATGAGCATGTGGTGCCTGTGAACGCGGCGGATGTGGACGCAGGAACTAGGCAGTGAAGTGCGTGAAGCGGCGTCTCACCACGATGAGCGTGAACGGGATCATGACGCCGCCCAGGAGCTGGTAGGAGATGGTGTCATCCTTGAGAGGATATCTGATGGACTCGTCGCTGCAGAAGAAGCCTCGTTTGAAGGGGTTGTGTTGAGGGGTGAGGATGGCAAAGGGTAGGGCagctggagggaaggagagagaaggggtgagggtgaTAAGGAAACATATCAGTCAAGAAATGTATCGTGTACTCAGAGGGCAAAGTTGAATCACAACAACAAGATAAGGTCGAGAAACGAGACACTAATTTCTATCTACCTGCCTGTTTCTTCCTCGGTGTAAGTCATACAGGTGTGACTTTCCTGAAACGAGGAATCCTAGTTGATATGCAGTGCCGGTCCTATCACATTTGGTGCCCTAGGCAAGgttgccccgcccccccccccccccggggcgcCAACCACCCAACACGAACGTGCCAAAtgtggcgccctctgctggtagtgTGTTTAaatggatgcacttgggaaGTTGCCACCCAacctcttcatgccgccctagCCGGCTGCCTGTGTCGCCTACAGCGCCTAAGGCGCACTGTTGCTATGAGTAACAAAAGCTGATACGCAGTTGGGTTTCTGTTGGAAATATTTGAGCAAGTTGTTATACAGGCTGAAAAGAATACTGCTGTGCAAGACATCTTCGCGCTCAGAAACAGAAACCACTGCACTAAATGTGTTGAGCAGAATGGGCACACCCAAGGAATGTTCCTCTTTGTCTTATGTTGCGTTGCTTAATATGCTGATTGTTTGATCTTTGCAGTGCATGAATGATGAGCAGGCGTCTAAAGCTGTCGGAAACCGTTTCTCTCGAGGGTCTCGGAATGTTCTGCACATCCCTCGCTCTACGGTGTCCTATACCAGAATGCACCAGCGCATCAGGTTCTCTATTCAGCCACAATAATGTGATCATCCTGAAGGACTCTGATGCTAGTTCGTTTAAAAAAGGAAGCAAGACCGGCACTTTCTAAACACACCAACGGTTTCTCTTACACCAACTTCTTCCCCTACCAACCAACCTTGTGTCATACAGCCCTCCCCGGAATTACAAGATGTTTAAGTAATGGATCAATCACTTATCTAGTCGACCCAATAAAGGGGTCAAACTTAATCTTGATTCTGCCAAGTCAGGCCCCTTCCTCTGCAAGCCCGTCTACAGATTCCAGGCTAAGTGAGTTAGGGGGGAGTCACAGGCCTCTGATTAGGCAAATGTGCTTTTTGAGTAGTGTGGAAAGCATGTGTTACTCATTGTTTAGCATCGTAACTCGTTTACCGTCTGCTCGTCAATGGCAACAACATGGGTCGATGGGAACGCCAGCCTGGAATGCCCTGAGAAGGATTTCACAATATAGGACCGAAAGACCTGCATTGGGAACTCTTTTCTTCCCAAAGACTGACGCAGGTTTTATTGTGGGAGAGAACGGTTTGTTCATTTGGCAGGAGCAGAATGAGCAGGCCGTCCAACACATTCCAGTCTGAGGAGTTGAGGAGATGATTCATCCAAAATAATtactccctcagcctctccttgTGTTCacatttttagtcatttagcagacgctcttatccagagcgtgtACAATCATACAGTCTCATCTCTATGACAGAGAAAGCTGTCCGTCGTTGTTGCTAAGAGGATACAGTACAAACTGAAAAACTGTGTTTGCAGTTAAGGAACTGCAAATGAAAATAGCATTCATGTGGGTTCGCTGTAGCAGTCGAGATGAAATATAAACCCCattctttttttgttctttccAATTATATTGTTTGTACTTCATACCTattttgttttttctctctgtctttctgataTGTATCCAAACTGTAGGATTGAATCAGGGGCGGTtttacacgggggcctacaggggacAGTGCCCCTGTAGaaatgtccctgcccccccccccctgaactgactgaataaaaaaactaaactttgccacagtaaataaaaaaagttagagaaacatatcaaggtatttagagagctgaggggctggaagagggagagacagagccatttgtatgattttaatgtaaagcaaaattaaagtatttaaggTGTAAATATCATCTGTTTCCGTTTtcatgtgacccccccccccccccccccccccccccagtaaaatgtgtctagaaccgccactggatTGAATCAAGTTAACAGTTCGACTAATGAAGTCATTTTATGATCATGTTTATGGGCCTGGGCAAGGTGAAAACGGGACAGGGAAAGTGTCCCTGAACCGGTGTGATAGCCACCAGGTACACTACCGTTTGAGTAATGTGGCCTTTTCCTACATGTCATCAAAAATACATTCAAGAAAACAGAAgccaaataaacaaaacataaataCCCAAACGTTTAAGTGAGAAGCGTAATCTATCAATACCCACACATTTAGGCTACACAGGTGAGCCGGTTACATACCGAGGATTAGACAGATTATGTCAAGAACGACGAGCAGGATCCCTCCGGTTTCAAACATTTTGTGTCTCCGAGTTTCTGGCTTGGAAAAATGCGTAGACTCCAGAATGATTGGCTGTCGACTTTCTTTCGGCGAGAGACACAGTCTATCGGTAGAACATGCCTCGCTATTTGCATGAAAAGGTTTAAACAGTGTCGTCAGTGTAAATAGACTACTAAACAGTAGTAATAAGAACACGCTAAACTACTTCTAACCTACAAAGCCCAAAAGGAAACTCTACAAACTACTCCTACAACCACTATATTTCAACCCCTCACCCTTTTAATTTGGCACTACCCAACTTcataatacaaataattctTCTGCCCCAAACATAACCTTGTCCTGTCCCGCGGGCTGCAATGACACGCCGATGCCCTAAAACACTCTTTATGATAAGGAACTTCGGGATTAGGTGAAGAGCCTATCGTGAACAGCGCTGGCCGTACGACAGCCGTCACCCGATGCTCGGTTGGCTCCGCCCACTTCTCTTTGCCACGCAAATTCGGAAAGTGTATTACGTCACCGGTACTATAAATAGAAAGCCAGGGCAACGAGAGAAGTGTTTAGCTGGATACATCAACATCATCTATAAACAAGACCGAACAACGTTTTTGTAATGAAAACAATTTGTTTAAATTTCACTGTGAAGAGTGTCTTTACAGCATTTGCACTAACCACCACAACCTACTAAAAAGTTCATATGTAAACCTGTCAAGCATGCCTGACTGTAAATCTGCGGTATAAAAAGTTCGAAATGTTTCCTTGTGTACACACCCTGACCTGCATTCCACTAGAAAGCACCACCTATTCATTTCAAACGGTTTACAGAGAGAACGCCcattcaaaatcaacaactgaATGAACTTTCGGAATAGTCAATATTCAGTGTTTCACGCTGTTTATATACACGGGACTGCCACAGTGAAAAGTCAAGTCGCGCCACCTACTGTCGGTTATTATAGTaacctaataataatattataacAACAACAAGCACTGTAGTCAACGATGCTGGAGAACGTTTTTAATACACATTTTAGGTTATTATCATCATACCTATTTTAGACACAGTCTAAAATAGTTATGTCAGGGGTCTTGTCAGGGGAGGAAAATACCTTGACAGCCGGCACCGTGAAATAACATAGTTGTACGCTGAGACAAAACAAAGACTTGTACAACGCATATTTACAAACCCTTAAATTAAACACACAACATCTTTTATTCAACAGTTTCAGTGTCATTCATTGGCGCTCAGTGCCAGTTGAATATTGTGTAGATTGGTGATGGTGGGTGGTCTATACTTTACAATGATGAAGATCCGACCTTTGAACCCCCTTCTGTTTCCTGGTTGTCCTATTGTGTGGAGCAGTTGGTCTCTTCATGTGGGagtctcagaatcagaattggtgtttattcgccgtgatagtttgcacagacaaggaatttactttggcaggagagcctacccaggcagccattttcggcgccagctagaaaagttacagcataacatgaggagagaggaggagagaaaaaggcaacccccattcaatgctcctagaggagtacagtgtgggaacaggcaaaaacctcagcacataagcccaacaacatttacaaaaacacGTGACTTGCAGCGgggaatgggggaggggggtagacagcagcatctggacctacagccatggtaggcgctggacacagacccgccagccaccctggggaaacaagcagttgaaggcgttggatgggggtgggggggcggtgATATCTGTAGTAGGGGAAAGTTAATGTGTAAGCatgtctgggttggcgccctcgatctaggccacaatcagtccgagtctccctatgcagattgtgttggcaaggagacatcctAGGTCATGACCCGGGCAGAGACCAAACCACAGATATcggtggagggggggcggggcatagcaagatagtctcgcttcagcgctctccgggggagttgttttccagcaacggccttggccaaggcctgtgctggttacggggccgaaagtggATAAGATTGGGGTAGTTGTTTTGACGAGTAGCCGCGACCCAATTTTCACGACCACCCTTCAGGAGGGTTCCaactcctccatcttcctttgcagagccgcaaacttatccctgttgtaatccATGCTGCGttgtaagttcacagtctgaGCTCCAAAGGCTCTGCCCACCGAATCAATAAAGTCGGGCATCCTAacggggcttttgatggctgcaaCCTCTCTGGAATGTCTGCCATTCTGGCCCTTCAGCTGCACTTACAGAGCCTAGAGCTAAATGGCCCACAGGAACATCGTCCAATTGACATTCAAATTTCTCGCCCATCAACTGCGTCCTCCCTTCGTAAGCATCCACTTATGCTCATAtactcccccactccctccccagctcaccccttccacctctccaggtccaatccccctctcccttcccccacctccccccgtcacctaccccctcctccctcctcgggTCCCTCCCTCCTGTTCCGCTGTCGCTGCTGGTGCTCCTGGATCTCGGTCCTGAACAACAGCACCCCCAGGTGGCCGTGCGAGGCCTCGCTCATGGCCTTGGTCTGCATGCACATCTGGTACTTGTCCGGCGACAGCTCGTCGGCGCACTGCTTCTCGTGCCACAGGTGGAAGATGCTGCGTGACGGCGAGCGAATCACCATCAGCTTACTGTGCAGGTACTTCCTGTACAGGTGGACGTCCTCCAATCCCCAGCCCTTGATGCTGCGGTCGAAGCCGCCTGTCGGAGGGGGTCACGTGACAGAGTTAGGAGAGGCAGTTGACGACGCGTCTGTTAGAGCATCACGAGGCTGTGAATGATCTTTACCTATGTTGATGAAATCGGAGCGATACTGGCACGTCATGCCAAACCCAAAGTCTCTCCAGAAACCTGAGTCCTTCCTTATCACCTGCAGCAGAAAGGCAAGTGTAGAATGATGGTTTTagttatatatactgtatagtgTAGATATGCTTGTGTTTTTGCCCTTTCCTATAACTTCTTcgccattccctctctctcttcctctctctctccctccctttctctctctctctctctctctctctctctctctctctctctctctctctctctctctctctctctctctctctctctctctctctctctctctctctccacctctctccacctctcttttctctcactcctttctctctttcctctccctttctcttcttcaTTCTCTTCCTTGCACTCACCCCTCACCCACACGGAGTCGTTCACTTCCTCTGTCTGCGTCGACTCACCAGTTGTTGTTGAATAGGGGGGAGGGATGTCTCGTTATTGTAGATCAGGGCTGGGTTGTACTGACTAAAGAGCACTGGGTAGAACACTTTCTTCCCTGAGAACAAAAGAGTCCACAtcaagacagatggacagaccg of the Hypomesus transpacificus isolate Combined female unplaced genomic scaffold, fHypTra1 scaffold_31, whole genome shotgun sequence genome contains:
- the LOC124464069 gene encoding phospholipid phosphatase 1-like isoform X2; translated protein: MFETGGILLVVLDIICLILAALPFAILTPQHNPFKRGFFCSDESIRYPLKDDTISYQLLGGVMIPFTLIVMICGECLAVYLTSLKTKSKPPGVSYMSRIYKAVGSFLFGAAANQSLTDIAKYSIGRLRPHFLAVCNLQWSSIDCKAGGYVENFTCTGDPTMVDEARVSFFSGHSSFSMYCMLVLVLYLQARLQVRWARLLRPTGQFFLLAVAMYVGLSRVSDYKHHWSDVLTGLLMGALVAVLTVVCVSDFFKQSVKVVVVEEVEEQSHTSLQDNPPNGNHYGSTD
- the LOC124464069 gene encoding phospholipid phosphatase 1-like isoform X1, which translates into the protein MKLGSAKLKGEACSTDRLCLSPKESRQPIILESTHFSKPETRRHKMFETGGILLVVLDIICLILAALPFAILTPQHNPFKRGFFCSDESIRYPLKDDTISYQLLGGVMIPFTLIVMICGECLAVYLTSLKTKSKPPGVSYMSRIYKAVGSFLFGAAANQSLTDIAKYSIGRLRPHFLAVCNLQWSSIDCKAGGYVENFTCTGDPTMVDEARVSFFSGHSSFSMYCMLVLVLYLQARLQVRWARLLRPTGQFFLLAVAMYVGLSRVSDYKHHWSDVLTGLLMGALVAVLTVVCVSDFFKQSVKVVVVEEVEEQSHTSLQDNPPNGNHYGSTD